A stretch of Microtus ochrogaster isolate Prairie Vole_2 unplaced genomic scaffold, MicOch1.0 UNK91, whole genome shotgun sequence DNA encodes these proteins:
- the Pnp gene encoding purine nucleoside phosphorylase: METGPLPLAGASGRGYKAGPGAPCSNSVGQTRAVSPAERKGLDLCAAVGDTMENNEFSYEDYQSTAEWLRSHTTHRPQVAVICGSGLGGLTAKLTEAQVFEYSEIPNFPKSTVPGHAGRLVFGFLNGRACVMMQGRFHTYEGYSLSKVTFPVRVFHLLGVDTLVVTNAAGGLNPSFEVGDIMLIRDHINLPGFSGQNPLRGPNDERFGVRFPAMSDAYDRNMRQKALNAWKQMGEQRELQEGTYVMLAGPNFETVAESRLLRMLGADAVGMSTVPEVIVARHCGLRVFGFSLITNKVVMDYANLEKANHKEVLEAGKAAAQKLEQFVWILMESIPPREQAAS; the protein is encoded by the exons ATGGAGACGGGGCCGCTGCCATTGGCTGGCGCCTCCGGCCGGGGCTATAAAGCCGGGCCCGGAGCACCGTGCTCTAACAGCGTCGGCCAGACTCGGGCGGTGTCGCCTGCGGAGCGGAAAGGGCTGGATCTCTGCGCGGCCGTCGGTGACACCATGGAGAACAACGA ATTCTCTTACGAAGATTATCAGAGCACCGCTGAGTGGCTTCGGTCTCACACTACGCATCGACCTCAAGTGGCGGTGATCTGTGGTTCTGGGTTAGGAGGTCTGACTGCTAAGTTAACTGAGGCCCAGGTCTTTGAGTACAGTGAGATACCCAACTTTCCCAAAAGCACAG TGCCAGGTCACGCTGGCCGCCTGGTGTTTGGATTCCTGAATGGCCGAGCCTGTGTGATGATGCAGGGCAGGTTCCATACCTACGAAGGCTACTCACTGTCTAAGGTGACATTCCCAGTGAGGGTTTTCCATCTTCTGGGCGTGGACACACTGGTAGTCACCAATGCAGCTGGAGGCCTCAACCCCAGCTTTGAAGTTGGAGACATCATGTTGATCCGGGATCACATAAACCTACCTGGTTTCTCTGGCCAAAACCCTCTCCGCGGCCCCAATGATGAAAG GTTTGGCGTCCGTTTCCCTGCCATGTCTGATGCTTATGACCGGAATATGAGGCAGAAGGCTTTGAACGCCTGGAAACAAATGGGGGAGCAGCGGGAATTACAGGAAGGCACCTATGTGATGCTGGCAGGTCCCAACTTCGAGACTGTGGCGGAGAGCCGCTtgctgaggatgctgggagcagATGCTGTTG GCATGAGCACGGTCCCAGAAGTCATCGTCGCCCGGCATTGTGGGCTTCGCGTCTTCGGTTTCTCACTCATTACTAACAAGGTCGTCATGGATTATGCAAACCTGGAGAAGGCCAATCACAAGGAAGTCTTAGAGGCTGGGAAAGCAGCCGCACAGAAACTGGAGCAGTTCGTCTGGATCCTCATGGAGAGCATTCCGCCCCGCGAGCAGGCTGCCAGCTGA